The genomic segment ATTTAGTCTCATTTCCGACCTATCTGGTTGGAAGACAGAGACGGTGGCTTCGCGGCTACACAATCTTCCTTGCTCCTATGGACCTAAATTGTATGATGTAAATTTGAAGGACACTCTGCTTTAAGTGTCGAAGGACACGGAAGTGTCGAGTATTGGTAACAATGCTTAGTGTGAAGTTTGAACGGATAGCTTCTTCTGCCAGTTTGTCCATTAAATAAAGCACATCCGTTCGATTTCTTGTTTTAGGAGGCACAGAGAGCCCGCACTTGGAATTGAAGTTTGGCAAAGATTCTTCTTAAGCATCGCCCTAGCATTGAAAGAATCAATCTTCTAATGCAGAGGATCTTGTAATGGAAAACAGGAATTCGTGTCGATGTCACGTTCGCCCGGACATTTCATGTTTCAGGCAAGTTGCTTCGGCTTTAATCCGTGACATAATTTAGGTGAGTTACGTTGCCTATTTCGGTAATCACCTCCCCAGACATTCATGCGACATAATGCATGCTGTCTGGCTACAAGTTCTCACTGCCCCTGTACTTCGAGATCTTTCGGGTATCTCTAATCAGCGAGCTTTCCACCTGCGACTTTCCAGACCTTTAGGCGGTGCTTCTAAACACCTCCTCCCCGCCCCCCAAGGGGCGCCTCACAATTGTCAGGAATTCCGGATTCACCGCCCCCCTCCAGCCCCCGCCCAGGATTACCAAGGAGAAGTGAATACCCCGAGGTATTATGCGTGTGTCATTGTTCCCTGGAtaaacaagacaagacaagagaCTGgaaccacaaaaacagagaaaatctgcagatgctggaaatccgagcaacaaaaaaaaaagtgctggagggacccagcaggccagggagcatatatgggaaaaaaaaagaagtacagtcgacatttcaggccgaaacccttcggcaggactggagaagaaaaatgctactcctcagctttcttttttctccagttctgtcaAAGGGCTTCgttctgaaacgtcgactgtgctttttcccatagatgctaccccggctgctgagttcctccaacagtcaGTGTGTGTTGCTAAGAGACGGGAACCAATCAGGATGGcccggtagcgtagtggttatccCCTGCGTACTTCGAGTGCTTAATGCCTCACGTCCCTTCCGCCGGGGAAGGCGGCGGAACACTCAGAAAGACCCAAAGCTGCAGTCAGTGCCGGCCTATTTGCCAGTGTTAGTGAGAGTTAAACAGTCAGGACAATCAGCGGGCCAGAAGAGCTGCGGAACAGATCGCGATTCGTTACGGTTCGATAATTATCTCCCGTAAGTCACAGACCTGAAGGAATCAACAACATCCCCTCACAAGGAGACATTTTAGTCACTAACATCTTTGAGAAGTTACCGACTATAAGTTTGGTTAATTGCCATAACTGCGTTCATCCACCTTTTGGCTATGAATTTTCTTTCCCAAAGCAGTAGCAAAAAGGATTATGTCATTTAATATTAAAACTAATACACAATAACATGGAAAAAAGATGTACGCCCCCTCCCCTCTTGTCAACCCGCTATTCAAATACAGCATGGCTAATCTGACACCTGCTCCCCTTAACCAGTTCTGCTGTTCTTCTGAAGGAGCGAAAAACAGAAAAACTTCGACCATCTGGAGAAGGTGTAAAACAAAAATAAGTCACCTCAGCTcctggcacttgtgcagcccggATTGCAGCCGCCGCAATGCTTCGCAGTGAATGCGACAGTCCCGCAAATCgaggtgttttattgtatcaTTGAACCGAAAAGCATGGTTCAAGACTGCACAGTCAATCGGGGTCATTTCCAATCCACGGAATGAAAGTCGTTCCAAAGACCCCAGTGTGGCCTGAGCCAGTCCGGTATTATTGGACTCCAATAAGCAGTAAAACGTGTTCAGGAGTCTCTTCTTTCCAGATTTAACCCCTCCTTTTCCAGTTTCACGGCCAACGTTCGACATCAGCCAATCGATCACTCGGCTGGTGGTTTGATGAGaaaatggacccagaaactcctccaggccccaggttgatcctgggaatgaaagaccagcaacaaaacggagaaatacctcaaatcgCTCATCGGTCGTGTTGTGGACTTCTGTGAGGATACTCAGGATATCCCCCGGATGTGGATTCAGGTATTGTGCGAGGGCGGCTACAAACTCCTGTATACTGATATGTGCAAAAGTGTACACCACCCGCCGGGCAGAATGGTTTATCTCAAAAAGTTCCCTCAGGAAACCGGAgaggaactgggaaggctgcatTCTGTTCTTCATTAAATCTTCATTCGAAAACACAATCTTCTTCTGAgacactcctctgaaggccatctgaccagccctgagtaacacatcacaGGGGCTCTCAGTCTCtcggccgtggtttttcaggatgttgtaaatatagtaggcaTATGGTTGGGTGAAAGTCTTGGGAACCCGCTGCGGGTCgctgactctttgtgtgaagaaaggGCCCAGagccagagcgaggatccagcagtaggaggggttgtaaCTCATGATGGACAGGGCCTCGTTCTCCTGTACGTGTTTCAAAACAGCTGCTGCCACTGTCCGATCTTCGAAAAACTTATTGAAATATTCTTTCCCGTCTTCAGCAGAAAATCCCATTATTTCAGTCCAAACACTGATGTCTGCCTCTTCCAATACACGCAATGCAGTGGGacgggtggtcaccagcactgaacaccctggaaGCAGTTTGTGCTGGATTAAAttgtacacaatgtcagacatATCACACCACCACTCGGGATCTGGGCACTGAGTTTCTGTATCTctccgactgtcagcaaaatcgatTTTGTACTTGTATTCATCCAAACCGTCGAATATAAAGAGCAACCCCTCTGGGTTTTTCCAGATCTCTCCTAGGATATTCCCAAGGTAAGGATACTGATCCAAAATCAATTGCTTCAGGTTTATTCTACCGTTAATGGAGTTTAACTCTTGGAATTTGAAACTGAaaacaaactggaattgttggtatattttccccgtgGCCCAGCCGTGAAgaatcttttgtaccattgttgttttcccgatcccCGCGATTCCAACAACTGCCGTTGAACATCCAGGCATAGGTTTACGCCTGGAAAAACACCTCTGGAAGAACTCATCAGTCCGAATTCTTTCGAGTTCTTCTCGCAGATATTTCTCCCTCCCCTCGGCGTGGTCCCGtcctcttgccagcagctcatgttccaccagtctccgatctcgaacagtggaaatgaccgtgagctcagcgtatatatcaaccagctggaaaaccttctccttctcctttacTAGAATCGTcttcactctcagtgtttcagtctGTGTCCGAATCCCCTCTTTATGCGTCTGTTCAACATCTGGGAAGAAACAGAATTTGCCAACAGTGTAAGATGTCTAGTTCTAACAATAAGTTACAAACTCCATCAGAATGTTCACTGTTTAAAATTACAGTTGCAATGGGAGCAGTCCCTTACGTGTTCTGTGCAAAAAAACTCCTTTCGTAGACTCAAATTCTACAGTGAAATATGACCAATATATACGTCACATTCTGATATGAACTGAGCTGTGAAAGGCAATAATCTGTTCATACCCTGTTAAGTCTTTCCTACCATATCGTGGACTGTCGTTGGCacataattatttttattttttgttttgtcgTAGACCAGTCTCTGCGATCCACTGTGTCGCCCTAATGCGCAAGCACGGGGAGAAGGGCATTTGGTAGCTGGGAAAGGAGCAGCTTTTGTATGCGCATATCCCTCTATCTGCCTGAGCTGCATGAAAGACTCAGAATGAAAGGTAACATTTTGAAGAGAGAAACACATTCAGGTCCTGGACCTTTCAGTAGAACCGGAAGTTAGGAAGCACTCGAAACCTCCATTTGCAGCTTGGCAAGAGCTCTGAATAGACTGAAGGGACTGTTTGTAACAGGTGACACCAGGGCAGGTTCAATGCGGCATAGGCTGCTAGTGCAGAATAGGAGACGGTGGAGAAGGCTCTTCAATTGAAGTTCAACTGTTAGTCTATCGTGGGGCTCGGGGGCGCTCTACGTTGCAGGTGTTAGGACAAAGGACGTAAAAGCTGAAGCTATCAAAGAATGCGCCATCTTCCGGTGAAAGATGAAAATGATCGAGTTGACATTGGAGGTTAACGACGTTTATCGGCAGAGGATATCTAATGCTGCTTGTAGATCCTTGCCATTCGGAAACTTACATTCAGAGTTGAGATCATAGCTTTGCTCCTGCCTTGTCCATGACCTATCTgggttttttctttcttttgggaaaTTGCCTGAGATCAAAATCAGTGGAGTCAGGGGTAGGGGTGGGTTAAGAGCA from the Mobula birostris isolate sMobBir1 chromosome 13, sMobBir1.hap1, whole genome shotgun sequence genome contains:
- the LOC140208070 gene encoding NACHT, LRR and PYD domains-containing protein 3-like, encoding MPVESTTEEDQDGVLTTAEQGGIEDGVLLENNPAVQSQPGSYAMADDGAARRTDPSEEPLSSRGSLNKYSSLQQGNAPVSAFPDLLSQWSEEHLFQVTKFYNARLKQAIEEGVEGLSWELRYQEHFSGREHESIKVLAQNGNRMESSSRFLTLVAGKGSRARRAMWESFVRKRKDLPKLDKILKDIQDLGPDLHRYMDVSRSIHELSSELEVVGIAGIGKTTMVQKILHGWATGKIYQQFQFVFSFKFQELNSINGRINLKQLILDQYPYLGNILGEIWKNPEGLLFIFDGLDEYKYKIDFADSRRDTETQCPDPEWWCDMSDIVYNLIQHKLLPGCSVLVTTRPTALRVLEEADISVWTEIMGFSAEDGKEYFNKFFEDRTVAAAVLKHVQENEALSIMSYNPSYCWILALALGPFFTQRVSDPQRVPKTFTQPYAYYIYNILKNHGRETESPCDVLLRAGQMAFRGVSQKKIVFSNEDLMKNRMQPSQFLSGFLRELFEINHSARRVVYTFAHISIQEFVAALAQYLNPHPGDILSILTEVHNTTDERFEATLGSLERLSFRGLEMTPIDCAVLNHAFRFNDTIKHLDLRDCRIHCEALRRLQSGLHKCQELRLGSNRLGDSGVKLLSSVLKNPECKIQKLWLDSNGLTAACAEDLASALSENSSLTELDMSTNELRDAGVIKLSEALKNPDCKIQRLELLDACLTDSCTENLASALKTNRSLTELSLEMNLFTD